One genomic segment of Anguilla anguilla isolate fAngAng1 chromosome 2, fAngAng1.pri, whole genome shotgun sequence includes these proteins:
- the LOC118220097 gene encoding D(5)-like dopamine receptor yields MENFTNESHVFAEGTEADSTGLSIRALTGCVLFLLIVSTLLGNTLVCAAVIKFRHLRSKVTNFFVISLAVSDLFVAVLVMPWKAVSEVAGYWLFGKFCETWIAFDIMCSTASILNLCIISVDRYWAIASPFRYERKMTQRVAFIMIGVAWTLSILISFIPVQLNWHKAEEDYADDNSSNHTEDCNASLNSTYAISSSLISFYIPVVIMIGTYTRIYRIAQTQIRRISSLERAVEQAQSHQHPSDCANENSLKTTFKKETKVLKTLSIIMGVFVFCWLPFFVLNCMVPFCDIGEIGDPLCVSDSTFNIFVWFGWANSSLNPVIYAFNADFRKAFSTILGCNRFCSSAPVEAVNFSNELVSYHHDTTLQKDAPIAFTTAQLPSVVPNNGEDVDLPFDKVSVISNASRNHRNLLLPAIVQFECEAEISLDMMPFTTTGANECYAIPGQIGD; encoded by the coding sequence ATGGAAAACTTTACAAACGAAAGTCATGTTTTTGCGGAAGGTACTGAAGCGGACAGCACTGGACTCAGCATCCGCGCGCTGACAGGTTGCGTTCTGTTTCTTCTGATTGTCTCCACTTTATTAGGAAACACGCTGGTGTGCGCTGCCGTTATTAAATTCAGGCACTTGAGATCTAAAGTAACCaacttttttgtaatttctctGGCAGTGTCAGACCTATTTGTGGCAGTTCTTGTGATGCCTTGGAAAGCTGTCTCGGAGGTGGCTGGGTATTGGCTCTTTGGCAAATTTTGTGAGACGTGGATAGCTTTTGACATCATGTGCTCCACTGCATCTATTCTAAATCTTTGTATCATCAGTGTGGACCGATACTGGGCCATTGCAAGCCCCTTTAGATATGAACGTAAGATGACACAAAGAGTTGCTTTTATCATGATCGGTGTAGCGTGGACTTTGTCAATACTCATCTCTTTCATACCTGTCCAACTGAACTGGCATAAAGCGGAGGAGGACTACGCAGATGATAACAGCAGCAACCACACTGAGGACTGCAACGCAAGCTTGAATAGTACCTATGCGATATCATCGTCGTTGATAAGTTTTTATATTCCTGTTGTGATAATGATTGGCACCTATACAAGGATTTACAGAATCGCCCAAACACAAATCAGACGAATATCTTCCTTAGAACGAGCCGTGGAGCAAGCACAGAGTCACCAACACCCAAGTGACTGCGCTAATGAGAACTCtctcaaaacaacatttaaaaaggaaactaaAGTTCTGAAGACGCTTTCGATCATCAtgggcgtgtttgtgttttgctggCTGCCTTTTTTCGTGTTGAACTGCATGGTACCTTTCTGTGACATTGGTGAAATTGGGGACCCTCTGTGTGTAAGTGACAGTACTTTTAACATTTTCGTATGGTTCGGTTGGGCCAATTCTTCATTAAATCCAGTCATATACGCCTTTAACGCTGATTTCAGGAAAGCATTTTCAACCATACTGGGTTGCAACAGGTTCTGCTCCAGTGCTCCTGTTGAAGCTGTTAATTTCAGCAATGAGTTAGTGTCGTACCACCACGACACTACGTTGCAGAAAGACGCACCCATTGCCTTCACTACCGCCCAGCTTCCTTCGGTAGTACCCAACAACGGGGAAGACGTGGACTTACCCTTTGATAAAGTTTCTGTCATTTCAAACGCGTCCCGTAATCACAGGAACCTGCTTCTCCCGGCAATCGTCCAGTTTGAATGTGAAGCAGAAATTTCCCTGGATATGATGCCGTTTACCACGACTGGAGCCAACGAATGTTATGCAATTCCTGGTCAGATAGGGGATTAG